From Bacteroidota bacterium, one genomic window encodes:
- the tatC gene encoding twin-arginine translocase subunit TatC, whose translation MAIFNFLNPNKNDTGEMSFLGHLEALRWHLFRAVVVVMSLALILFFFKEFLFDGVLLAPKNPNFITYRLLCQLSDKLNLGDDLCITTSPFILISTDISAQFTTHMWVAFIAGLVCGFPYVVWELWRFIKPALHEKERRYATGIVFYTSFLFLLGVMFGYYIITPMTVNFLGNYQVSTEVKNTITLDSFISTVTTMTLLTGIVFELPIVVYFMTQVGILTPTFMRTYRRHAVVVILILAAVITPTSDATTLIMVALPLYFLYEVSIFVSAYVIRGKSKA comes from the coding sequence ATGGCGATTTTTAATTTTCTTAACCCGAATAAGAACGATACAGGCGAGATGTCCTTCCTTGGTCATCTTGAAGCATTGCGCTGGCATTTGTTCCGGGCTGTGGTGGTGGTCATGTCATTGGCACTCATCCTGTTCTTTTTCAAAGAATTCCTTTTCGACGGAGTCTTACTTGCTCCGAAGAATCCGAATTTCATTACTTACAGATTGCTTTGTCAGTTATCAGACAAACTGAATCTCGGTGACGATCTGTGCATCACAACAAGTCCGTTTATCCTCATCAGCACCGACATTTCAGCGCAGTTCACCACACACATGTGGGTGGCTTTTATCGCAGGACTGGTTTGCGGATTCCCTTATGTTGTCTGGGAATTGTGGAGATTCATCAAGCCCGCATTGCATGAAAAGGAACGTCGTTATGCTACAGGGATTGTGTTCTATACTTCCTTCCTGTTTTTGCTTGGAGTGATGTTCGGTTATTACATCATCACACCGATGACGGTCAATTTCCTTGGGAATTATCAGGTGAGCACTGAAGTTAAAAATACGATTACACTGGATTCCTTCATATCAACAGTCACTACGATGACCCTGCTTACCGGTATTGTCTTTGAATTACCGATTGTCGTTTACTTCATGACACAAGTTGGGATTCTTACGCCGACTTTCATGCGTACGTATCGCCGGCACGCGGTTGTGGTGATTCTGATTCTGGCAGCTGTGATCACACCAACTTCTGACGCGACTACACTGATCATGGTGGCGCTTCCGCTTTATTTCCTGTATGAGGTCAGTATATTTGTGAGTGCTTATGTCATTCGTGGTAAGAGTAAAGCATAA
- a CDS encoding carboxymuconolactone decarboxylase family protein: protein MQDAVKEFNAYRSRMNERILDADNLVIKRLFNLDTNTYAPGALSVKVKELMGLVASMVLRCDDCIKYHLGKCKEEGVTTEELFEVFAVANIVGGTIVIPHLRRAVEYWDELNKV from the coding sequence ATGCAAGACGCAGTTAAAGAATTCAATGCTTACAGGAGCCGGATGAATGAACGCATCCTGGATGCCGACAACCTTGTTATCAAACGTCTGTTCAACCTCGACACAAATACCTATGCTCCCGGCGCGCTTTCCGTAAAAGTGAAAGAACTGATGGGACTGGTCGCCTCCATGGTGCTCCGTTGCGATGATTGCATCAAGTATCATTTGGGTAAATGCAAAGAAGAAGGCGTTACCACTGAAGAACTCTTTGAAGTATTTGCCGTCGCGAATATTGTTGGCGGCACAATTGTGATCCCGCATTTGCGCAGAGCCGTAGAGTACTGGGATGAATTGAATAAAGTTTGA
- a CDS encoding carboxypeptidase-like regulatory domain-containing protein, producing MYRNALLLLFSLSFLLSFPSDSVGQVTRVSGRVYDPLTNEPIAFASVLFMGTSTGKNTDIDGNFSIETMESVDSIRVSFIGYLPTTLHVQKHKVQVMNIALRANKFDLPEVVIKAGENPAIILLRKVIENKPKNDRSELKAFQYESYNKLEFDINNITNKFKKKRLFRPFQFVFDNIDSSSTNKTPYLPVFLTETVSDVYFRSDPTHRKEIIKASKISGVENETVSQYLGDLYSNINIYDNYIYLFQKGFVSPIAGLSQLYYKYSLMDSAFLGDRWCYKVTFHPRRKQELTFNGEMWIADTSFAIRKINMRIASDANINFIEDLALVHDYDYVNNEHWMLTKEVLVVNLAPTETKSKQTTGFIGRKTTYYRKFLLNQPKDDSFFKGSEVDLVEGAKKQNLSFWDSTRAESLTKNERAIYSMIDTIKTIPAYKRYADMVKIFATGYKAAGLVEIGPIFTFLSTNSVEGIRLRFGGQTSNKFSEWLVLDGYGAYGTKDERFKYGGTARYFISKKPRVILGGAYKHDVEQLGKSPNAFADDNFFATIFRREQSNKLNDINQGRIYLENEWIEGFTNRLTLAHSEYIPLGNLDFTYYLNDAKTDSSNRIKNTELSFYMRFAYKERFVSGKVDRISLGTRYPVIHLQYSKGIKDVIYSSFEYDKLRLKVDDDLYLGNFGILSYSVEAAKIFQALPYPLLFIHPGNNSFVYDKAAFNLMDYYEFVSDEYISFKAEQHFGGIFLDRIPALRKLKWREVATFSAVSGRLSSKNRVLLSNPNVFYNLEKKPYAEFGVGIENIFKVLRIDNIWRLSYLDHPGISKVAILGTVSFSF from the coding sequence ATGTATAGAAACGCACTCTTACTTTTATTTTCACTCTCGTTTTTACTCTCTTTCCCATCCGATTCTGTCGGACAAGTTACGAGAGTGAGTGGTCGTGTGTATGATCCTTTGACGAATGAACCGATCGCTTTCGCGAGTGTTTTATTCATGGGAACATCCACCGGTAAAAACACAGACATAGACGGAAACTTCAGTATTGAAACGATGGAATCGGTGGATAGTATCCGCGTATCCTTTATCGGTTATTTACCCACCACACTGCATGTACAGAAACACAAGGTGCAGGTAATGAATATTGCCTTGCGTGCGAACAAGTTTGATTTGCCGGAGGTGGTGATCAAAGCGGGAGAAAATCCGGCGATTATTCTGCTTAGAAAAGTGATCGAGAACAAACCGAAAAACGATCGCAGCGAGTTGAAGGCATTTCAGTATGAATCGTACAACAAGCTGGAATTTGACATCAATAACATCACCAATAAATTCAAAAAGAAACGTCTGTTCCGTCCATTCCAGTTTGTCTTTGACAATATAGATTCCTCTTCCACCAACAAAACACCATATCTGCCGGTCTTTCTGACGGAAACAGTTTCCGATGTATATTTTCGATCTGATCCTACACATCGAAAAGAAATTATCAAAGCGAGTAAAATATCCGGGGTAGAAAATGAAACTGTTTCGCAATACCTCGGAGATTTGTATTCAAACATCAACATCTACGACAATTACATTTACCTGTTCCAAAAAGGCTTTGTGAGTCCGATTGCAGGTCTTTCACAATTGTATTACAAATACTCTCTGATGGACAGCGCATTTCTGGGTGACAGATGGTGTTACAAAGTAACCTTTCATCCGCGACGCAAACAGGAGCTGACCTTTAATGGTGAAATGTGGATCGCGGATACTTCCTTCGCCATTCGTAAAATCAATATGCGCATTGCGAGTGACGCGAATATCAATTTCATTGAAGACCTTGCCCTTGTTCATGATTACGATTATGTAAACAATGAACACTGGATGCTCACCAAAGAAGTGCTGGTAGTGAATCTTGCTCCAACGGAAACCAAATCAAAACAAACTACAGGTTTCATTGGCCGGAAAACGACCTATTACAGGAAGTTTTTGTTGAATCAACCAAAAGACGATTCCTTTTTCAAAGGCTCGGAAGTGGATCTTGTTGAGGGAGCAAAAAAGCAGAACCTTTCTTTCTGGGATTCGACGCGTGCGGAAAGTCTGACCAAAAATGAACGTGCGATTTATTCAATGATCGACACGATCAAAACAATTCCTGCCTACAAGCGATATGCCGACATGGTGAAAATTTTCGCGACGGGTTATAAAGCGGCAGGACTGGTGGAGATCGGACCGATATTCACTTTTCTCAGTACAAATTCTGTTGAAGGAATACGGCTGAGATTTGGCGGACAGACCAGCAATAAATTCAGCGAATGGCTTGTGCTCGATGGTTATGGAGCTTATGGAACGAAGGATGAACGTTTCAAATACGGTGGTACTGCCCGATATTTCATCAGTAAAAAACCCAGAGTCATACTTGGCGGAGCTTATAAGCATGATGTGGAGCAATTGGGAAAAAGTCCGAACGCTTTCGCGGATGATAATTTCTTCGCTACGATTTTCAGACGGGAACAAAGCAATAAACTCAACGATATCAATCAGGGAAGAATCTATCTTGAAAATGAATGGATAGAAGGCTTCACGAATCGTCTCACTCTGGCGCACAGTGAATACATTCCGCTTGGCAATCTTGATTTCACCTATTATCTGAACGACGCGAAAACGGATTCATCCAATCGTATAAAAAATACGGAACTGAGTTTTTATATGCGATTTGCATACAAAGAAAGATTTGTAAGCGGAAAAGTGGACAGGATCTCCCTGGGAACACGTTATCCTGTGATTCATCTGCAATATTCTAAAGGAATAAAAGATGTGATTTATAGTTCTTTTGAATATGACAAATTGCGATTGAAAGTGGATGATGATTTGTATCTCGGAAATTTCGGGATCCTGAGTTATAGTGTTGAAGCGGCGAAGATTTTCCAGGCACTACCCTATCCATTGCTCTTTATTCATCCGGGGAACAATTCATTTGTCTATGATAAAGCCGCTTTTAACCTCATGGATTATTATGAATTTGTGAGTGACGAATACATCAGTTTCAAGGCGGAGCAACATTTTGGTGGAATTTTTCTTGATCGTATTCCTGCTTTGCGCAAATTGAAATGGAGAGAAGTGGCAACATTCAGTGCAGTATCCGGCAGACTGTCCTCAAAAAACAGAGTGTTGCTTTCGAACCCGAATGTATTTTACAATCTTGAGAAAAAGCCATATGCCGAATTTGGTGTAGGTATTGAGAATATCTTCAAAGTCTTACGGATAGACAATATCTGGCGTTTATCCTATCTTGATCACCCGGGTATTTCAAAGGTGGCAATTTTAGGAACCGTTTCCTTTTCCTTCTGA
- the lptB gene encoding LPS export ABC transporter ATP-binding protein yields the protein MLLRSENLIKRYKQRTVVDNVSIEVRQGEIVGLLGPNGAGKTTSFYMIVGLIKPNEGKIYLDEQEITNLPMYKRSQLGIGYLAQEASVFRKLSVEDNIKAVLEMTKLSKSQQSEKLESLLQEFGLNRIRKNRGDLLSGGERRRTEIARALAVDPKFILLDEPFAGVDPIAVEDIQSIVSLLKHRNIGVLITDHNVHETLTITDRAYLLFEGRILKAGTAEELAADEQVRKVYLGQNFELRK from the coding sequence ATGTTATTACGCTCTGAAAACCTGATCAAACGTTACAAGCAACGTACTGTTGTTGACAATGTATCAATTGAGGTACGTCAGGGTGAAATTGTTGGTTTGCTGGGTCCAAATGGAGCCGGGAAGACCACCTCTTTTTACATGATTGTTGGTCTGATCAAACCGAATGAGGGCAAAATTTACCTGGATGAACAGGAGATTACAAATCTTCCGATGTATAAAAGGTCTCAGTTGGGAATTGGCTATCTGGCTCAGGAAGCTTCTGTTTTTCGGAAATTGAGTGTCGAAGACAATATCAAAGCCGTGCTGGAGATGACCAAACTAAGCAAGAGCCAGCAAAGTGAGAAGCTCGAGTCATTGCTGCAGGAGTTTGGTTTGAACCGAATCCGGAAAAACCGTGGTGATTTGTTATCCGGTGGAGAAAGACGTCGGACTGAAATTGCACGTGCTCTGGCTGTTGACCCAAAATTTATTCTACTGGACGAACCTTTCGCCGGTGTAGACCCGATCGCTGTGGAAGACATCCAAAGCATCGTTTCGCTTTTGAAACATCGTAACATTGGTGTATTGATCACTGATCACAACGTTCACGAAACGCTGACCATTACTGATCGGGCTTACCTTTTGTTTGAAGGAAGAATTTTGAAAGCGGGTACCGCGGAAGAACTTGCAGCTGATGAACAGGTACGGAAAGTCTACCTCGGACAGAATTTTGAACTGAGAAAATGA
- the purS gene encoding phosphoribosylformylglycinamidine synthase subunit PurS → MKFTAEIDVMPLKALLDPQGKAVRHGLTNMGLSKIDNVRIGKHITLEIEAGNPEEARSKVDDACKKLLSNPIMESYHFELVEVK, encoded by the coding sequence ATGAAATTTACAGCCGAAATTGATGTGATGCCTCTTAAGGCACTTTTGGACCCGCAAGGGAAAGCCGTTCGTCACGGATTGACAAATATGGGCCTGAGCAAGATTGATAACGTGAGAATCGGGAAACACATCACCCTTGAAATAGAAGCCGGAAACCCTGAAGAGGCTCGCTCCAAAGTTGATGATGCCTGTAAAAAATTGCTCTCCAATCCAATCATGGAGTCCTACCATTTTGAACTGGTTGAAGTGAAATAA
- the pssA gene encoding CDP-diacylglycerol--serine O-phosphatidyltransferase — MNFIRRQIPNFLTCLNLLCGAVAIVMVFRNHLEWAAYLVFISAFFDLMDGMMARALNVSSPIGKELDSLADVISFGFLPGVMMFKMLQMSNLSSIIESHTLVQILQFFPFIITAFSAIRLAKFNIDTRQTDSFIGLPTPANTLLIISFPLMISQDAPRFSPLLLNPVFILLVSVVVSFLLVSEIPLFALKFKSFAFKKNQYQYILLLISAILIPIFLYAAIPLIIFCYVLLSIIQNKFRKTPS; from the coding sequence ATGAATTTTATACGTCGCCAGATTCCCAATTTCCTTACCTGCCTCAATTTGCTTTGTGGAGCAGTGGCCATTGTCATGGTTTTTCGCAACCATCTTGAATGGGCGGCTTACCTTGTTTTCATCTCAGCTTTCTTTGATCTGATGGACGGAATGATGGCCCGGGCACTTAATGTATCCTCCCCAATCGGGAAGGAGCTGGACTCACTTGCAGACGTAATCAGCTTCGGTTTTTTACCGGGGGTGATGATGTTTAAAATGCTGCAAATGTCCAACTTATCATCTATCATCGAATCTCATACTTTAGTACAAATTTTACAGTTTTTTCCTTTTATCATCACTGCATTTTCCGCGATTCGTCTGGCAAAATTTAATATCGATACGCGTCAGACTGACTCCTTCATAGGCCTCCCGACGCCGGCAAATACCCTGCTCATCATCTCCTTTCCGCTCATGATTTCCCAGGATGCTCCCCGATTCAGCCCCTTACTTCTGAACCCGGTTTTTATCCTACTGGTCTCTGTTGTTGTCTCTTTTTTGCTGGTTTCGGAAATTCCTCTGTTTGCCCTCAAGTTCAAAAGCTTTGCATTCAAAAAGAATCAATACCAGTATATCCTCCTCCTTATCTCCGCGATTCTGATCCCGATATTTTTATACGCGGCAATTCCCCTGATAATTTTCTGTTATGTACTTTTGTCCATCATTCAGAATAAATTCAGGAAAACACCTTCATAA